The DNA window CCAAGTCGCGGGTCGTGATGCAGATGGGCCAGCGGAAGATCGAGTGCACCGAGACCATCACACGCCGGGAACCGGCAGACCTGCGCGAAATCCCCAAAACGAGCGTCGTTCACTTCGACCGCGAGATCGTCGGCGAGGGCATGTGGAGCGCCGTGCGCGACCGGCTGACCGAAGCCGGCCCGGAAACGACACTGTGGGAGAGCGAGAACGAATACCGGTTCAGCGGCTTCCTGATGAAGCTGGTGGGACTTCTGATGCCCGGTGCCTTCCGCAAGCAGTCGCGACAGCACATGCAGGACTTCAAGGCGTTCGCCGAGCAGGGAAAGGACGTCCGCGAAGCGAAGGACTGATCTGCCGTTACGGTCAGGCATCTGACGGCGAGGCGTGTTGATCTTCCCTTCGTTCACAGATGACCGCTGGGGCAAGCTCCACCGGCGCTGTGTGAAGATGACCGATGCCGAAGGCGGCGAAACCGCGCTGCGGCGCGCGAAACGCTCCGCAGCCATCCAGGCATCCGTCCGGAGGGGCTGGCAAATCCGGGCCACGCTCACCCGTCCGAGCCGGCGCCGCTGTAGCTCAGCCTGCCTCAGGGCCGCGAGCCACCAAGCCAACGCCCAGACCTGCTTCAGCGGCGGCTGTCTCCGGGCGCGAGCAGACTCGTCAACTCGGCGAGAGCCTCGGCGGACGGTTTGAAGCACCGCCGGACGTTTTCCACATTCTTGGGCCTCGACTTCGCCATCAGCGTCGGAAGGCCTGCGCCGTGCTCGGCCCGGTGTCCGGGCACACGTCCCGGCTGCTGAGCACCTTGCCGGGAGCGGGGCGGCGGTTGGTGTCGAAGACGGTCCGCGGGTCCGGCCTCTGAGCAACCGTGGCTGCAGCCGGCCGGGACCCGCGGGGCACCGACGGCCTGGGCGGGGATGACTTCCTTTCGGGTGTCACAGCCGTCCGTCGTGCAGCCCCCGGTTCAAGTGCTTGTACAGGTCCCGCTTGTAGCCCTCCGCGGCCCGACCCCGACTTCCTGTCGCCGAGGGCCGTCGACTCAGCTCCCTACGGCTAGCGGGCGACGGCAGACTCTCAGCCAGGGCCAGGGCCAGGGCCAGGGCCAGGGCCAGAGCCAGGGCCAGGGCCAGGGCGGGGGCAGGGGCAGGGGCAGGGGCAGGGGCAGGGGCAGAACATCCTGGACGCCACCACCCCCTCCTCCAGGCCCTGCGCACCGGCATCGACACCCAGGCCCTCGACGGCTTCACGCCCGCAAAGCGGGCCCAGCTCGGCAGCCTCCGCGACCGCCTGGTCACCAACCTCCAGAATCCGGCCGCACCACCCTCGCACTCCGCAGCCTGACCGCAGGTGCGGACATCAGTTTGACGGCCCGCGGTGCGCCGCCGTCGCCGACCGGCGCGGAAACGTCACTCCCAAGGGCACCCTTGAGGGATTGAATTCAAACCCGAATCACCTGAACCGGGTAAAAGGAATTCGGTGTGGACGGACCGGAAAGCCGAGGGCTGCACGGCACATATCCTGTGTGCCGCGAGGCGCCTGGGCATCGGCTCTACCTTCCGGTGGCTGCTGTTCCGCTGTTCAGCGCTCTGGCGGCCGTTGATGCG is part of the Streptomyces subrutilus genome and encodes:
- a CDS encoding SRPBCC family protein, encoding MPSAAEHDEQYKSTLSHTQKEKKLRPMKYTVSIEIALPREKVAQLLADPAQLPKWLRGLVLHEPLSGEHGQLGTKSRVVMQMGQRKIECTETITRREPADLREIPKTSVVHFDREIVGEGMWSAVRDRLTEAGPETTLWESENEYRFSGFLMKLVGLLMPGAFRKQSRQHMQDFKAFAEQGKDVREAKD